A genomic window from Halorubrum lacusprofundi ATCC 49239 includes:
- the glmU gene encoding bifunctional sugar-1-phosphate nucleotidylyltransferase/acetyltransferase: protein MYGVVLAAGRGTRMRPLTDRRPKPLLPVGDRSLLERVFDTVAGVVDEFVVVVGYRGDAIRDAIGESYRGYPVHYVEQAEALGTAHAVAQAEPVVDEDFLVLNGDVVVDASLPRSLADADGTAVAATEVVDPRAYGVLSTTEDGSLAGIVEKPDDPPTNLANVGCYAFPPEVFEYIDRTPESERGEYEITTTIELLLDDGHPIDVAPYEGTWLDVGRPWELLKANELALTEFTDAVENAGTVEEGVHLHGPIVIEEGALVRSGAYVEGPALIREGAEVGPNAYVRGSTVVGPDVHVGHGVEVKNSVLMADASVGHLSYVGDSVLGRGVNFGAGTNVANLRHDDGNVRMTVKGDRVDTGRRKLGAIVGDGAKTGINTSLNAGVKLGAAETTGPGEVLTRDRVSE from the coding sequence ATGTACGGAGTCGTGCTCGCGGCCGGCCGCGGGACCCGCATGCGACCGCTAACGGACCGTCGTCCGAAGCCACTTCTTCCGGTCGGCGATCGGTCGCTGCTCGAACGGGTGTTCGACACCGTGGCCGGTGTCGTCGACGAGTTCGTCGTCGTAGTCGGATACCGCGGCGACGCGATCCGCGACGCGATCGGCGAGTCGTATCGAGGCTATCCGGTCCACTACGTCGAGCAGGCGGAGGCGTTGGGGACCGCTCACGCCGTCGCGCAGGCCGAGCCCGTCGTCGACGAGGACTTCCTCGTGCTCAACGGCGACGTGGTCGTGGATGCATCGCTCCCCCGCTCCCTTGCCGACGCCGACGGGACGGCAGTCGCGGCCACGGAGGTCGTCGATCCTCGGGCATACGGTGTGCTTTCGACGACTGAGGACGGCTCGCTCGCCGGGATCGTCGAGAAGCCCGACGACCCGCCGACGAATCTCGCGAACGTCGGCTGTTACGCGTTTCCGCCCGAGGTCTTCGAGTATATCGATAGAACCCCCGAGAGCGAACGCGGCGAGTACGAGATCACGACGACGATCGAGCTCCTCCTCGACGACGGCCATCCTATCGACGTGGCGCCCTACGAGGGGACGTGGCTCGACGTCGGTCGTCCCTGGGAGCTGCTGAAAGCCAACGAACTAGCGCTCACCGAGTTCACGGATGCCGTCGAGAACGCTGGGACCGTCGAGGAAGGCGTCCACCTCCACGGCCCGATCGTCATTGAGGAAGGAGCGCTGGTCCGGTCTGGAGCGTATGTCGAGGGGCCGGCGCTGATTCGCGAGGGCGCGGAAGTCGGGCCGAACGCGTACGTTCGCGGGTCGACGGTGGTCGGTCCGGACGTGCACGTCGGACACGGCGTCGAGGTGAAGAACTCGGTACTCATGGCCGACGCGTCGGTCGGGCACCTCTCGTACGTCGGTGACTCCGTGCTGGGTCGCGGCGTGAACTTCGGCGCCGGGACGAACGTCGCGAACCTCCGACACGACGACGGGAACGTCCGGATGACCGTTAAAGGCGACCGCGTCGACACCGGCCGCCGGAAGCTCGGGGCGATCGTCGGCGACGGCGCGAAGACGGGGATCAACACGTCGCTGAACGCCGGCGTCAAACTGGGTGCAGCGGAGACGACCGGTCCCGGAGAGGTTCTGACTCGCGATCGAGTGTCGGAGTAG
- the glmS gene encoding glutamine--fructose-6-phosphate transaminase (isomerizing): MCGIIGYVGELDSGGQTDGGAVDSVGAIVHEGLRNLEYRGYDSAGVALVGASSGLTVAKRSGEVDGLTVPDVPDATHGVGHTRWSTHGPPTDANAHPHTDCAGDVAVVHNGIVENYEALKAELSDHEFTSDTDTEVIPHLIEEELAADPDADLLAAVRRVEDRLEGSYAICAVREGNDRIIVARRGSPLVLGRGENASFVASDVTAFLEHTRDVTYLEDGDVAALSPDGVEIVARGEPVEREVETVTWEADAAEKGGYDHYMRKEIHEQPESLRQTLAGRLDVDAGDVDLDVSFPPGFLADLEEIRIVACGTSYYAGRYAARLFEDLAGVRATVEIASEYEFGAGRTPDRTLVVAVTQSGETADTLGAVRRANAAGARTFAVTNTLGSTVTREVDGTAFIRAGPEIGVAATKTFASQVATLAMLAVAVGRDRGALGAADARSVLEDLRGLPGAVQQVLDEEEQVREAAREYGDGEAFFFVGRALGVPVALEGALKLKEISYDHAEGFAAGELKHGPLALVTPETPVLAVLTDGARADETMNNVTEAQTRGAPALGCVSAGDEYDTLDVSFEVPDVGVVEPLVANVYLQLFAYHVANDKGRAIDKPRNLAKSVTVE, from the coding sequence ATGTGTGGGATCATCGGCTACGTCGGCGAGCTGGACAGCGGCGGGCAGACTGACGGCGGCGCGGTCGACAGCGTGGGCGCGATCGTCCACGAGGGACTCCGCAACCTGGAGTACCGCGGGTACGACTCGGCGGGCGTCGCGCTCGTGGGCGCGTCGAGCGGACTCACGGTGGCGAAGCGGTCGGGTGAGGTCGACGGGCTCACCGTCCCGGACGTGCCGGACGCGACCCACGGCGTCGGCCACACGCGGTGGAGCACGCACGGGCCGCCGACGGACGCGAACGCCCACCCGCACACCGACTGCGCGGGCGACGTGGCGGTCGTCCACAACGGGATCGTCGAGAACTACGAGGCGCTCAAAGCGGAGCTGTCCGACCACGAGTTCACGAGCGATACGGACACGGAGGTCATCCCGCACCTGATCGAGGAGGAGCTCGCGGCCGACCCCGACGCCGATCTGCTGGCCGCGGTCCGACGCGTCGAGGACCGACTGGAGGGGAGCTACGCGATCTGCGCGGTCCGCGAGGGCAACGACCGGATCATCGTCGCCCGACGCGGGAGCCCGTTAGTGTTGGGCCGCGGCGAGAACGCGTCGTTCGTCGCCAGCGACGTGACGGCGTTCTTGGAGCACACCCGCGACGTGACGTACTTGGAGGACGGCGACGTGGCGGCGCTGTCGCCCGACGGCGTCGAGATCGTTGCTCGCGGGGAGCCGGTCGAGCGCGAGGTCGAGACCGTGACGTGGGAGGCCGACGCCGCGGAGAAAGGGGGGTACGACCACTACATGCGCAAGGAGATCCACGAACAGCCCGAGTCGCTGCGTCAGACGCTCGCCGGGCGGCTGGACGTGGACGCTGGGGACGTCGATCTCGACGTCTCCTTCCCGCCGGGCTTTCTCGCGGATCTGGAGGAGATCCGGATCGTCGCCTGCGGGACCTCCTACTACGCGGGCCGGTACGCCGCGCGGTTGTTCGAGGACCTCGCCGGGGTGCGCGCGACCGTCGAGATCGCCAGCGAGTACGAGTTCGGTGCGGGGCGGACGCCCGATCGGACGCTGGTGGTCGCCGTGACTCAGAGCGGGGAGACGGCCGACACGCTCGGGGCGGTGCGACGCGCGAACGCCGCGGGCGCGCGGACGTTCGCGGTGACGAACACCTTGGGGAGCACCGTCACGCGGGAAGTCGACGGGACGGCGTTCATCCGCGCCGGCCCGGAGATCGGCGTGGCGGCGACGAAGACGTTCGCCTCGCAGGTGGCGACGCTCGCCATGCTCGCGGTGGCTGTGGGGCGGGACCGCGGCGCGCTCGGGGCCGCCGACGCGCGATCGGTGTTGGAGGACCTGCGCGGGCTCCCGGGCGCGGTCCAACAGGTGCTCGACGAAGAGGAGCAGGTGCGGGAGGCGGCCCGCGAGTACGGCGACGGCGAGGCGTTCTTCTTCGTCGGGCGCGCGTTGGGGGTGCCCGTGGCCTTAGAGGGCGCGTTGAAGCTCAAGGAGATCTCCTACGACCACGCCGAGGGGTTCGCGGCAGGCGAGCTCAAACACGGCCCGTTGGCGCTGGTGACGCCCGAGACGCCCGTGTTGGCGGTGTTGACAGATGGTGCGCGGGCCGACGAGACGATGAACAACGTCACCGAGGCGCAGACGCGGGGCGCGCCTGCGTTGGGGTGTGTGTCTGCGGGCGACGAGTACGACACGCTGGACGTGTCGTTCGAGGTGCCCGACGTGGGCGTCGTCGAGCCCTTGGTGGCGAACGTGTACCTCCAGCTGTTCGCGTATCACGTGGCGAACGACAAGGGCCGAGCGATCGACAAGCCGCGAAATCTGGCGAAGAGCGTGACGGTGGAGTAA
- a CDS encoding type II toxin-antitoxin system VapC family toxin, whose protein sequence is MSVFVDTGVFYAHHDTDASRHEAGAAALNAVLRSAEYGHVMTSDYIYDESVTLTHRRTRDIDAGLEIGRRIRGEGYPSAIELLHSSETLFDRAVTIQETYAKHQLSFTDAMTVAHVEHHDIDCVLSFDDDFDGVVTRLVPETLFSRD, encoded by the coding sequence ATGAGTGTTTTCGTCGACACCGGAGTGTTCTACGCGCATCACGATACGGATGCCAGTCGCCACGAGGCCGGGGCAGCGGCGCTGAACGCCGTTCTCAGATCGGCTGAGTACGGTCACGTAATGACGAGCGACTACATCTACGACGAGTCGGTGACGCTGACACACAGGCGAACGAGGGACATCGACGCCGGGCTCGAGATCGGACGGCGAATTCGGGGAGAGGGGTATCCGTCGGCTATCGAACTCCTCCACTCGTCCGAGACGCTCTTCGATCGTGCCGTGACGATACAGGAGACGTACGCCAAACATCAGCTGAGTTTCACCGACGCGATGACCGTCGCTCACGTCGAACACCACGATATCGACTGTGTGTTGAGTTTCGACGACGATTTCGACGGTGTCGTTACGCGTCTTGTGCCCGAGACGCTCTTTTCGAGAGACTGA
- the glmM gene encoding phosphoglucosamine mutase, whose protein sequence is MFGTSGVRGRVGETITADLALDIGRALVTDGADTVVLGRDARESGRTLSRALSAGVTECGGDVIDVGVQPTPTVARSVVREGADAGVVVTASHNPAPDNGIKLWAADGRAFDEDENDRIAEIVEEAAFNLGAWDELGEHRHVDGARERHERALRESVAIPDDLSVVVDLGNGVGRVTADALHATGCDVETLNAQRDGRFPGRPSEPTAENCQTACVVVEATDADLGIVHDGDADRMMAIDERGQFVSGDALLALFGRREADAGDRVAVPVDTSLLVADTLAEVGADVTYTPVGDAYVAAETANPGVVFGGEPSGAWIWPEQTRCPDGPLAACTLAALVGAEGSLSAMVDGLPAYPIRRDSVRTDAKEAVVEHVAELAHERFETVSTLDGIRVETDAGWFLVRASGTEPLVRITAEARNADDADDLFETARDLIDRAAADRSR, encoded by the coding sequence ATGTTCGGAACGAGCGGTGTCCGAGGTCGCGTTGGAGAGACGATCACGGCCGACCTCGCGCTCGACATTGGACGTGCATTGGTGACCGACGGCGCCGACACCGTCGTCCTCGGACGGGACGCTCGCGAGAGCGGACGCACGCTGAGTCGCGCCCTCTCGGCCGGCGTCACCGAGTGCGGCGGCGACGTGATCGACGTGGGCGTCCAGCCGACACCGACCGTCGCGCGGAGCGTCGTCCGGGAAGGGGCCGACGCCGGCGTCGTCGTCACCGCCTCACACAACCCCGCGCCCGACAACGGGATCAAGCTCTGGGCGGCCGACGGGCGGGCATTCGACGAAGACGAAAACGACAGAATCGCCGAGATCGTCGAGGAAGCGGCGTTCAACCTCGGCGCGTGGGACGAACTCGGCGAGCACCGCCACGTAGACGGCGCACGCGAGCGCCACGAGCGAGCGCTCCGGGAGTCCGTCGCGATCCCGGACGACCTCTCGGTTGTCGTCGACCTCGGCAACGGCGTGGGACGAGTCACCGCCGACGCGCTCCACGCGACCGGCTGTGACGTGGAGACGCTCAACGCCCAGCGAGACGGGCGGTTCCCGGGACGGCCGAGCGAGCCCACGGCCGAGAACTGCCAGACGGCCTGCGTGGTCGTCGAGGCCACCGACGCGGACCTCGGGATCGTTCACGACGGCGACGCCGATCGGATGATGGCGATCGACGAGCGCGGCCAGTTCGTCTCCGGCGACGCGCTGCTCGCGCTGTTCGGTCGACGCGAAGCCGACGCGGGCGATCGCGTGGCGGTCCCGGTGGACACGAGCCTCCTCGTCGCGGACACGCTCGCCGAGGTCGGTGCGGACGTGACGTACACCCCGGTCGGCGACGCGTACGTCGCCGCTGAGACCGCGAACCCCGGCGTCGTGTTCGGCGGCGAACCGAGCGGCGCATGGATCTGGCCCGAGCAGACGCGCTGTCCCGACGGCCCCCTCGCCGCCTGCACGCTGGCCGCGCTGGTCGGCGCGGAGGGATCGCTGTCGGCGATGGTCGACGGGCTTCCCGCGTACCCGATTCGGCGGGATTCGGTGCGGACGGACGCGAAGGAGGCGGTGGTCGAACACGTCGCCGAACTCGCCCACGAGCGGTTCGAAACCGTCTCGACGCTCGACGGGATTCGCGTGGAGACGGACGCGGGCTGGTTCCTCGTGCGCGCGAGCGGCACCGAGCCGCTAGTGCGGATCACCGCCGAGGCGCGGAACGCGGACGATGCAGACGATCTCTTCGAAACGGCGCGAGACCTCATCGATCGCGCCGCCGCCGACCGCAGCCGATAA
- a CDS encoding sugar phosphate nucleotidyltransferase — protein sequence MSDTPVTAVVLAAGEGRRLEPLTNRRPKPMVPVANRPLLEHVVEAVAAAGINRIALVVGYRQERIRNHFGDGDDWGVTIEYVEQSTQLGTGHAVLQAEPVVDGPFVVLNGDRIVDAAVVSRVRDLARDGDHPAMAVTTAERPREYGVVTLDGDRVTGIDEKPEGPVETNRINAGVYAFSPAVFDAIRETHTTGELAITATLNELASAGDLTAVGYDGRWLDVSNLWDLLGVNAALIGESEQTEPTDAAFGASVTVADDVALAGNVRIGPNVTVGGSTAIGSNATIEAGAVVENAVIFPDAVIGAGAVVRDAIVAGNARIGANATIAGGPATVVVGDAVHHDVALGGVVGDNTTVGGGATLTDGAVVGDDVRADAGVVIDGRVESGAVVRRG from the coding sequence ATGAGCGACACTCCCGTGACTGCGGTGGTCCTCGCCGCGGGCGAGGGACGGCGGTTAGAACCGCTGACGAACCGGCGGCCGAAGCCGATGGTCCCCGTGGCGAACCGTCCGCTGCTCGAACACGTCGTTGAGGCCGTCGCCGCGGCCGGGATCAATCGGATCGCCCTCGTCGTCGGGTACAGACAGGAGCGCATCCGGAACCACTTCGGCGACGGCGACGACTGGGGCGTGACGATCGAGTACGTCGAGCAGTCGACCCAACTGGGAACCGGTCACGCCGTCTTGCAGGCCGAGCCCGTCGTCGACGGCCCCTTCGTCGTGCTCAACGGCGACCGGATCGTCGACGCCGCGGTCGTCTCGCGGGTCCGTGATCTCGCGCGCGACGGCGACCACCCGGCGATGGCGGTCACGACCGCGGAACGCCCGCGCGAGTACGGCGTGGTAACACTCGATGGTGACCGGGTGACGGGGATCGACGAGAAGCCCGAGGGGCCGGTTGAGACGAACCGGATCAACGCCGGCGTCTACGCCTTCTCGCCGGCCGTGTTCGACGCGATCCGCGAGACGCACACGACGGGCGAACTGGCGATCACGGCGACGCTCAACGAGCTCGCGTCGGCGGGCGACCTGACCGCGGTCGGGTACGATGGCCGCTGGCTCGACGTATCGAACCTTTGGGACCTGCTGGGTGTCAACGCCGCGCTGATCGGTGAGTCCGAACAGACGGAGCCTACCGACGCCGCCTTCGGCGCGTCGGTGACCGTCGCCGACGACGTGGCGCTCGCGGGCAACGTCCGAATCGGACCGAACGTCACGGTCGGCGGGAGCACCGCGATCGGGAGCAACGCGACGATCGAGGCGGGAGCGGTCGTCGAGAACGCGGTGATCTTCCCCGACGCCGTGATCGGTGCCGGAGCCGTCGTCCGCGACGCGATCGTCGCCGGGAACGCCCGAATCGGGGCGAACGCGACGATCGCCGGGGGTCCTGCGACCGTCGTCGTGGGCGATGCGGTCCACCACGACGTGGCACTCGGCGGCGTGGTCGGCGACAACACGACCGTCGGCGGCGGCGCGACGCTCACGGACGGTGCGGTCGTCGGCGACGACGTGCGGGCCGACGCCGGCGTCGTGATCGACGGGCGCGTTGAATCTGGCGCGGTCGTCCGGAGGGGGTAA